Proteins encoded by one window of Microcoleus sp. FACHB-831:
- a CDS encoding ISL3 family transposase encodes MSHKLHQNHRHIIKDLPFGEKSVYLEINRRQFKCEKCRKPFSEDLEFVRKKRTYTKRLAHQIIQEVLENDIHTIASKGIVTTEEIERMLKDASAELLDSKPLNLKRLGIDEIALIKGKGNYCAVLVDLDTSKLLVVLSNRTAEVIKNTLTEWGSEVLEQIEEVSIDLWKGYKNLVTELMPKAQVVADRFHVMVQINKELDTQRKREKRHIEELIKKAKTSSKKAEYEKFLDGIKKSKYVLLKNESDLNEEQQTKLIQVKAVSSILKAMHELKKKIRSIFNKTNDWYTAVFKLGIWLSKAKQYFPNSNNTIIRWFDEIIAYFDIAFLKYVRYSNRSEQTNYECL; translated from the coding sequence ATCAGTCATAAATTACATCAAAATCATCGACACATTATTAAAGACTTACCATTTGGGGAGAAATCAGTATATTTAGAAATTAATAGGCGACAATTCAAATGTGAAAAATGTAGAAAACCCTTTAGCGAAGACCTAGAGTTTGTGAGGAAGAAAAGGACTTATACAAAACGGCTCGCACACCAAATAATACAAGAAGTTTTAGAAAATGACATTCATACTATAGCCTCAAAAGGGATAGTAACAACGGAAGAGATAGAACGTATGTTAAAGGACGCATCCGCAGAATTATTAGATTCAAAACCTTTAAACTTAAAAAGACTTGGAATCGATGAGATAGCTCTGATTAAAGGAAAAGGTAATTACTGTGCAGTATTAGTAGATTTAGATACATCTAAATTACTCGTAGTTTTAAGCAATCGCACGGCTGAGGTAATCAAGAACACCCTTACAGAATGGGGAAGTGAAGTTTTAGAACAAATAGAGGAAGTCAGTATAGATTTATGGAAAGGGTATAAAAATTTAGTTACAGAATTAATGCCTAAAGCTCAAGTAGTTGCAGATAGATTTCACGTCATGGTTCAGATAAATAAGGAACTAGATACGCAGAGAAAACGGGAAAAGCGGCATATAGAAGAGTTAATAAAAAAAGCAAAAACATCATCAAAAAAGGCCGAATATGAAAAATTCTTAGACGGAATAAAGAAAAGTAAATACGTTCTACTTAAAAATGAGTCAGATTTAAATGAGGAGCAACAAACTAAGCTTATTCAAGTAAAAGCGGTGTCTTCTATTCTCAAAGCAATGCATGAATTAAAAAAGAAAATTAGAAGCATTTTTAATAAAACTAATGATTGGTATACAGCAGTCTTTAAACTGGGTATTTGGCTCTCAAAAGCTAAACAATATTTTCCCAATAGCAACAATACTATTATCCGTTGGTTTGACGAGATAATCGCTTATTTTGATATAGCTTTTCTCAAATATGTGAGATACAGTAACAGGAGTGAGCAAACCAATTACGAATGTCTTTAA
- a CDS encoding molybdopterin-dependent oxidoreductase, protein MRKILIPRRRFLQLSGLSSMNLMLGGCALNVVDSIAGKAFEPLNQSVETLLFNPQKPVPEFPTSEIEPNGLIVNSFRFTPKIDPLAFRLTVDGEVNNPLSLSMENIEGMPLTSMTIRHVCVEGWAAIVQWGGVRLRDIVSLVQPKSTVRYVYFMSADGYYESWDIASAMHPQTLMAYQKNGQPLPIDNGAPLRLASPIKLGYKLSKWVTGIRLVSDLLPAKGYWEDQGYEWFAGL, encoded by the coding sequence ATGCGTAAAATTTTAATACCTCGTCGCCGATTTTTACAGTTATCGGGGCTATCCAGCATGAATTTAATGTTGGGAGGGTGTGCGTTAAATGTGGTTGATAGTATTGCTGGAAAAGCATTTGAACCCCTCAACCAAAGTGTAGAAACTTTACTATTTAATCCTCAAAAGCCCGTACCGGAATTTCCTACCAGCGAAATTGAACCAAATGGTCTGATAGTCAATAGCTTCAGGTTTACTCCAAAAATCGATCCTTTAGCATTTCGTTTGACGGTTGATGGTGAAGTTAATAACCCTCTAAGTCTTAGCATGGAAAATATCGAAGGAATGCCCCTAACTTCGATGACAATTCGCCATGTCTGCGTTGAAGGTTGGGCAGCAATTGTGCAATGGGGGGGCGTGCGATTGCGGGATATTGTGTCTCTTGTCCAACCTAAATCTACTGTTCGTTATGTTTACTTTATGTCTGCTGATGGCTATTACGAAAGTTGGGATATTGCTTCTGCTATGCACCCCCAAACTTTAATGGCTTATCAAAAAAATGGGCAACCTTTGCCTATTGATAACGGTGCGCCTCTACGTCTAGCTTCACCTATTAAGCTTGGCTACAAGCTGAGTAAATGGGTAACTGGTATTAGGTTAGTTAGCGATCTGCTGCCTGCAAAGGGATACTGGGAGGATCAGGGTTACGAGTGGTTTGCAGGGTTGTAA